One region of Oryza sativa Japonica Group chromosome 5, ASM3414082v1 genomic DNA includes:
- the LOC9268269 gene encoding NDR1/HIN1-like protein 13, with protein sequence MADRVYPAAKPNPPPAMANAGGGGATASFPAPKSQMYQRPIYRPQAAAAKRRRGRSCRCSFCCCFCWALLVVILLALVAAVAGGAFYLLYRPHRPSFTVSSVKLTALNLSSSPTSPSLTDSIQLTVTAKNPNKKVVYLYDDFSFSASTAANAVPLGAATSPGFTHDAGNTTVFTATIAANAVAVDPAAAASDIKKSGAFSVAVDAETRAGVRVGSLKTKKIGIQVHCEGIKVTPPPPAALPRPKAVKGKNGTVLAPAPAPADSDTAATTAATVSTAAHSCKVRVRVKIWKWTF encoded by the coding sequence aTGGCCGACCGCGTCTACCCGGCCGCGAAGCCCAACCCACCGCCGGCAATGGCgaacgcgggcggcggcggcgcgacggcgtcgTTCCCGGCGCCCAAGTCGCAGATGTACCAGCGGCCAATCTACCggccgcaggcggcggcggcgaagcggcggcgcgggcgttcCTGCCGATgcagcttctgctgctgcttctgctgggCGCTGCTGGTCGTCATCCTCCtggcgctcgtcgccgccgtcgccggcggcgcgttcTACCTGCTCTACCGCCCGCACCGCCCCAGCTTCACCGTCTCGTCCGTCAAGCTCACCGCGCTCAACCTCTCGTCGTcgcccacctcgccgtcgctcaCCGACTCCATCCAGCTCACCGTCACCGCCAAGAACCCCAACAAGAAGGTCGTCTACCTCTACGACGACTTCTCcttctccgcctccaccgccgccaacgccgtcCCGCTCGGCGCCGCCACGTCGCCGGGCTTCACCCACGACGCCGGCAACACCACCGTCTtcaccgccaccatcgccgccaacgccgtcgccgtcgacccggccgccgccgcctccgacatCAAGAAGTCCGGCGCCTtctccgtcgccgtcgacgccgagaCGCGCGCCGGCGTCAGGGTGGGCAGCCTCAAGACCAAGAAGATCGGCATCCAGGTGCACTGCGAGGGCATCAaggtgacgccgccgccgcccgccgccctgcCGCGCCCCAAGGCGGTGAAGGGGAAGAACGGCACCGTGctggctccggcgccggcgccggcggactCCGACacggcggcgaccaccgccgCGACGGTGAGCACCGCGGCGCACTCGTGCAAGGTCAGAGTCCGTGTCAAGATCTGGAAGTGGACCTTTTAG
- the LOC136356539 gene encoding uncharacterized protein produces MEDEAGAARKRKRRGEGKPRPKATKGGSKAKPKGKAAAAAAAAAAAEEAAAAVEKVAAEPGVVVEEEEEEDYAEGITEESIAEVMSWLELEIKLASSAAAAGAAATPAPFAPPPPPPPAAGGGGYMPAAKGVNTSNMEGSCGASFSVSASTVMASVDLRAGAPPPPPLPWPLPGHGGGATAAAAAEEAVDDDEWVDQLLTDGPAME; encoded by the coding sequence ATGGAGGACGaagccggcgcggcgcggaagcggaagcggcgcggcgaggggaAGCCGAGGCCGAAGGCGACCAAGGGCGGCAGCAAGGCCAAGCCCAAGgggaaggccgccgccgccgctgctgctgctgcggcagccgaggaggcggcggcggcggtggagaaggtggcggcggagcctggggtggtggtggaggaggaggaggaggaggactacGCGGAGGGGATCACGGAGGAGTCCATCGCCGAGGTGATGAGCTGGCTGGAGCTGGAGATCaagctcgcctcctccgccgccgccgccggcgcggccgccaCGCCCGCACCGTtcgccccgccgcctcctcctcctccggcggcgggcggcggcgggtacatgccggcggcgaagggggtCAACACCAGCAACATGGAGGGCAGCTGCGGCGCGTCGTTCTCGGTGTCGGCGTCGACGGTGATGGCCTCAGTCGACCTccgcgccggcgcgccgccgcctccgccccttCCGTGGCCGCTGCCCGGTCACGGCGGcggggccacggcggcggcggcggcggaggaggcggtggacgacgacgagtgGGTGGACCAGCTACTGACAGATGGGCCCGCcatggagtag
- the LOC4338052 gene encoding general transcription and DNA repair factor IIH subunit TFB5, giving the protein MVAFCSPKSRNMVNAIKGLFISCDVPMAQFIVNLNASMPASDKFILHMLDPTHMFVQPHVAEMIRGKISEFRDQNSYEKPT; this is encoded by the exons GTGGCATTCTGTTCTCCAAAGAGCAGAAACATGGTTAATGCAATAAAGGGGTTGTTCATCTCCTG cgATGTACCGATGGCACAGTTCATTGTTAATCTGAATGCTTCAATGCCCGCTTCGGACAAGTTCATCCTGCACATGCTTGACCCTACACACATGTTTGTGCAGCCTCATGTGGCGGAGATGATCAGAGGTAAGATATCAGAGTTCAGAGACCAAAACAGCTACGAGAAGCCAACATGA